One Vitis riparia cultivar Riparia Gloire de Montpellier isolate 1030 chromosome 4, EGFV_Vit.rip_1.0, whole genome shotgun sequence genomic window carries:
- the LOC117913247 gene encoding F-box protein At5g07610-like translates to MDRGKRPSKSIVGGNNKIYMDLKDIIREYTLPFLPAKSLFRFTGVCRDWKMQISTPFFAHNQSNSFHAVSGLFYQIAGEPPSFISLDPKAYGVPDPSLKFLPVPVDIRASCNGLLCCQARTGDKAYYMCNPATKMWKKLPKPDADHGTDPALVVIFEPSLLNFVADYKLVCAFPSTDFDDGYEFEIYSSAEGCWRISREICLGDRKLLPSPGVHVNGIVYWQMKHGVLVAFDLARERSQLIYGMKGALCVMQGKLCSVSMHGWTVTVNVLSNVYSNTMEMHSKARTWVQKRLINLDPSALGAGSCKQPSVVFADSDTVVIHDGTTIFSYDMKSKETSALGSAVGTRLIAYVNNLVHV, encoded by the coding sequence ATGGATCGAGGAAAGAGACCTAGTAAGTCCATTGTAGGTGGGAACAATAAGATCTACATGGACCTGAAAGACATAATAAGGGAGTATACCCTCCCTTTTCTTCCTGCAAAATCGCTTTTCAGGTTCACAGGGGTTTGTAGGGACTGGAAGATGCAGATCTCAACACCCTTCTTTGCCCACAACCAGTCAAATTCATTCCATGCTGTGTCAGGCCTCTTTTATCAAATCGCTGGCGAGCCACCCTCATTCATCTCACTTGATCCAAAGGCTTATGGTGTGCCTGACCCATCTTTGAAGTTCTTGCCTGTTCCAGTTGACATCAGAGCCTCTTGCAATGGACTACTCTGTTGTCAGGCTCGCACTGGGGACAAGGCCTACTATATGTGCAACCCTGCTACCAAAATGTGGAAAAAATTGCCTAAACCAGATGCTGATCATGGGACTGACCCTGCCCTTGTGGTCATTTTTGAACCATCCTTACTCAATTTTGTGGCTGATTACAAGTTGGTTTGTGCATTCCCATCCACTGATTTTGATGATGGATATGAATTTGAGATATATTCCTCTGCAGAAGGATGTTGGAGAATTTCTCGGGAGATTTGCCTTGGGGATAGGAAACTCCTGCCAAGCCCAGGTGTTCATGTGAATGGCATTGTCTACTGGCAAATGAAGCATGGCGTGCTAGTTGCTTTTGATCTTGCAAGAGAGCGGTCACAACTCATCTATGGCATGAAAGGGGCCTTGTGTGTGATGCAAGGGAAGCTTTGTTCAGTTTCCATGCATGGCTGGACTGTAACTGTGAACGTGTTGTCTAATGTCTACTCAAACACCATGGAAATGCATAGCAAGGCCAGGACATGGGTGCAGAAACGACTCATCAATTTAGACCCTTCAGCTCTTGGTGCGGGTTCCTGCAAGCAGCCATCAGTGGTGTTTGCTGACAGTGATACAGTGGTGATTCACGACGGGACTACAATCTTTTCTTATGACATGAAGAGCAAAGAAACTTCGGCCTTGGGCAGTGCAGTTGGGACGAGGCTGATTGCATATGTGAATAACCTTGTCCATGTGTAG
- the LOC117912479 gene encoding proline-rich receptor-like protein kinase PERK4 isoform X2 codes for MASSPETAPSSDSPPSPTPSSSPSPPSPDASPPPSEFDASPPSPNASPPPPAEQPPPSPAPSDDSTPPPSQSLSPPPPQNSPPSPPPPPSNNGSLPSPPPPSGSRRSPPPPNGVPPPPPPRSPSSSGALAPPQRTPPSGSTSSSSDDSSSSDSLAVVVGAAVGAGLLLIALILICVTCAKRRKKRNQQASQATQYQSNPSGGNYYNSSQQSNWYNSSQSADHVVKLHQPPGGGWAPPPPPMISSGDMSSNYSGPRHPPLPPPSPNLALGFNKSTFTYEELAAATGGFAQANLLGQGGFGYVHKGVLPNGKEIAVKSLKSGSGQGEREFQAEVEIISRVHHRHLVSLVGYCIADGQRMLVYEFVHNKTLEHHLHVAGSGRPIMDWPSRMRIALGSAKGLAYLHEDCHPKIIHRDIKTANILLDYNFEAMVADFGLAKLSTDNCTHVSTRVMGTFGYLAPEYASSGKLTEKSDVFSYGVMLLELLTGRRPVDNAIFEESLVDWARPLLSRALAEGNYDELVDRFLENNYNTQEMARMVACAAASIRHSAKRRPKMSQIVRALEGDVSLEDLNDVTKTNQSPAYSTSMSSEYNTRIYNADMEKFKKMALSSQEFGSSEDGTSEYGLNPSSSDNSQEMTHR; via the exons ATGGCTTCGTCCCCTGAGACTGCTCCGTCCAGCGATTCTCCGCCATCTCCTACGCCGTCGTCGTCGCCATCACCACCGTCCCCTGACGCGTCTCCACCTCCTTCCGAATTCGATGCATCTCCACCCTCTCCCAATGCATCGCCACCACCTCCGGCTGAACAGCCACCCCCTTCTCCGGCGCCATCCGACGACTCCACGCCTCCTCCATCACAAAGTTTATCACCTCCTCCACCGCAAAACTCCCCGCCatccccccctccccctccttCCAACAATGGTTCTCTTCCATCACCCCCACCACCTTCGGGAAGCCGTCGGAGTCCCCCACCACCCAATGGTGTTCCGCCACCTCCCCCACCTCGTTCTCCATCCTCTTCTGGAGCCTTAGCACCACCACAAAGAACACCGCCGTCAGGTTCTACTAGTTCATCGTCAGATGATTCATCATCTTCGGATAGCTTGGCTGTTGTAGTAGGAGCAGCAGTTGGGGCAGGGCTACTCCTTATTGCTTTGATCCTCATTTGTGTAACATGCGCCAAgaggaggaagaaaagaaaccaaCAGGCGAGTCAGGCGACGCAGTATCAATCGAATCCATCGG GTGGCAATTATTATAACAGTTCACAGCAATCCAACTGGTACAACTCTTCCCAGTCAGCAGACCATGTTGTTAAACTTCACCAACCACCAGGTGGTGGCTGGGCACCTCCACCTCCGCCAATGATCAGCAGTGGCGACATGAGCTCGAATTACTCAGGCCCTCGTCATCCCCCATTGCCACCCCCATCACCAAATCTTGCTCTTGGGTTCAATAAGAGCACCTTCACTTATGAGGAGCTAGCTGCTGCTACAGGCGGGTTTGCTCAGGCTAATCTGCTGGGTCAAGGAGGGTTCGGGTATGTGCACAAGGGCGTGTTGCCCAATGGAAAGGAGATTGCAGTTAAGAGTCTAAAATCAGGTAGTGGACAAGGAGAACGGGAATTCCAGGCTGAGGTTGAAATTATTAGCCGTGTCCATCATCGCCATCTTGTGTCACTTGTGGGATATTGCATTGCTGATGGGCAGCGGATGTTGGTTTATGAATTTGTTCACAACAAAACATTGGAACACCACCTTCATG TTGCAGGAAGTGGTCGACCGATCATGGATTGGCCAAGTAGGATGCGTATTGCATTGGGATCGGCCAAAGGGCTTGCTTACCTTCATGAAGACT GCCATCCAAAGATTATCCATCGTGACATTAAAACTGCTAATATTCTCCTGGACTACAACTTTGAAGCCATG GTGGCTGATTTTGGTTTGGCTAAGCTGTCTACTGACAATTGCACCCATGTCTCTACACGCGTCATGGGAACATTTGG GTATTTGGCTCCAGAGTATGCATCTAGTGGCAAGCTAACAGAGAAAtctgatgttttctcatatggGGTCATGCTCTTGGAACTCCTAACCGGACGAAGACCTGTTGATAACGCTATATTCGAAGAAAGCTTAGTAGACTGG GCTCGACCACTTCTATCGCGTGCATTGGCGGAGGGCAACTATGACGAGCTGGTGGATCGATTCTTGGAGAACAATTACAACACTCAGGAGATGGCACGCATGGTGGCTTGTGCTGCTGCCAGCATCCGGCATTCTGCTAAAAGACGGCCAAAAATGAGCCAG ATTGTACGGGCATTGGAGGGAGATGTATCACTGGAGGACCTAAACGATGTGACAAAGACCAACCAGAGCCCCGCGTATAGCACAAGTATGAGCTCAGAATACAACACAAGAATCTACAACGCTGATATGGAGAAGTTCAAAAAGATGGCATTGTCGAGCCAAGAGTTTGGAAGCAGCGAGGATGGAACTAGTGAGTATGGGCTTAACCCATCCTCTTCCGACAACTCCCAAGAGATGACCCATCGTTAA
- the LOC117912479 gene encoding proline-rich receptor-like protein kinase PERK4 isoform X1, which translates to MASSPETAPSSDSPPSPTPSSSPSPPSPDASPPPSEFDASPPSPNASPPPPAEQPPPSPAPSDDSTPPPSQSLSPPPPQNSPPSPPPPPSNNGSLPSPPPPSGSRRSPPPPNGVPPPPPPRSPSSSGALAPPQRTPPSGSTSSSSDDSSSSDSLAVVVGAAVGAGLLLIALILICVTCAKRRKKRNQQASQATQYQSNPSGKNGGNYYNSSQQSNWYNSSQSADHVVKLHQPPGGGWAPPPPPMISSGDMSSNYSGPRHPPLPPPSPNLALGFNKSTFTYEELAAATGGFAQANLLGQGGFGYVHKGVLPNGKEIAVKSLKSGSGQGEREFQAEVEIISRVHHRHLVSLVGYCIADGQRMLVYEFVHNKTLEHHLHVAGSGRPIMDWPSRMRIALGSAKGLAYLHEDCHPKIIHRDIKTANILLDYNFEAMVADFGLAKLSTDNCTHVSTRVMGTFGYLAPEYASSGKLTEKSDVFSYGVMLLELLTGRRPVDNAIFEESLVDWARPLLSRALAEGNYDELVDRFLENNYNTQEMARMVACAAASIRHSAKRRPKMSQIVRALEGDVSLEDLNDVTKTNQSPAYSTSMSSEYNTRIYNADMEKFKKMALSSQEFGSSEDGTSEYGLNPSSSDNSQEMTHR; encoded by the exons ATGGCTTCGTCCCCTGAGACTGCTCCGTCCAGCGATTCTCCGCCATCTCCTACGCCGTCGTCGTCGCCATCACCACCGTCCCCTGACGCGTCTCCACCTCCTTCCGAATTCGATGCATCTCCACCCTCTCCCAATGCATCGCCACCACCTCCGGCTGAACAGCCACCCCCTTCTCCGGCGCCATCCGACGACTCCACGCCTCCTCCATCACAAAGTTTATCACCTCCTCCACCGCAAAACTCCCCGCCatccccccctccccctccttCCAACAATGGTTCTCTTCCATCACCCCCACCACCTTCGGGAAGCCGTCGGAGTCCCCCACCACCCAATGGTGTTCCGCCACCTCCCCCACCTCGTTCTCCATCCTCTTCTGGAGCCTTAGCACCACCACAAAGAACACCGCCGTCAGGTTCTACTAGTTCATCGTCAGATGATTCATCATCTTCGGATAGCTTGGCTGTTGTAGTAGGAGCAGCAGTTGGGGCAGGGCTACTCCTTATTGCTTTGATCCTCATTTGTGTAACATGCGCCAAgaggaggaagaaaagaaaccaaCAGGCGAGTCAGGCGACGCAGTATCAATCGAATCCATCGGGTAAAAATG GTGGCAATTATTATAACAGTTCACAGCAATCCAACTGGTACAACTCTTCCCAGTCAGCAGACCATGTTGTTAAACTTCACCAACCACCAGGTGGTGGCTGGGCACCTCCACCTCCGCCAATGATCAGCAGTGGCGACATGAGCTCGAATTACTCAGGCCCTCGTCATCCCCCATTGCCACCCCCATCACCAAATCTTGCTCTTGGGTTCAATAAGAGCACCTTCACTTATGAGGAGCTAGCTGCTGCTACAGGCGGGTTTGCTCAGGCTAATCTGCTGGGTCAAGGAGGGTTCGGGTATGTGCACAAGGGCGTGTTGCCCAATGGAAAGGAGATTGCAGTTAAGAGTCTAAAATCAGGTAGTGGACAAGGAGAACGGGAATTCCAGGCTGAGGTTGAAATTATTAGCCGTGTCCATCATCGCCATCTTGTGTCACTTGTGGGATATTGCATTGCTGATGGGCAGCGGATGTTGGTTTATGAATTTGTTCACAACAAAACATTGGAACACCACCTTCATG TTGCAGGAAGTGGTCGACCGATCATGGATTGGCCAAGTAGGATGCGTATTGCATTGGGATCGGCCAAAGGGCTTGCTTACCTTCATGAAGACT GCCATCCAAAGATTATCCATCGTGACATTAAAACTGCTAATATTCTCCTGGACTACAACTTTGAAGCCATG GTGGCTGATTTTGGTTTGGCTAAGCTGTCTACTGACAATTGCACCCATGTCTCTACACGCGTCATGGGAACATTTGG GTATTTGGCTCCAGAGTATGCATCTAGTGGCAAGCTAACAGAGAAAtctgatgttttctcatatggGGTCATGCTCTTGGAACTCCTAACCGGACGAAGACCTGTTGATAACGCTATATTCGAAGAAAGCTTAGTAGACTGG GCTCGACCACTTCTATCGCGTGCATTGGCGGAGGGCAACTATGACGAGCTGGTGGATCGATTCTTGGAGAACAATTACAACACTCAGGAGATGGCACGCATGGTGGCTTGTGCTGCTGCCAGCATCCGGCATTCTGCTAAAAGACGGCCAAAAATGAGCCAG ATTGTACGGGCATTGGAGGGAGATGTATCACTGGAGGACCTAAACGATGTGACAAAGACCAACCAGAGCCCCGCGTATAGCACAAGTATGAGCTCAGAATACAACACAAGAATCTACAACGCTGATATGGAGAAGTTCAAAAAGATGGCATTGTCGAGCCAAGAGTTTGGAAGCAGCGAGGATGGAACTAGTGAGTATGGGCTTAACCCATCCTCTTCCGACAACTCCCAAGAGATGACCCATCGTTAA
- the LOC117912023 gene encoding U1 small nuclear ribonucleoprotein 70 kDa, whose protein sequence is MGDYNDALMRNNNAAVQARTKAQNRANVLQLKLIGQSHPTGLTANLLKLFEPRPPLEFKPPPEKRKCPPYTGMAQFASNFAEPGEPEYSPPVQKAETPAQRRARIHKLRLEKGAEKATEEFQKYDPNNDPNISGDPYKTLFVARLNYETTESRIKREFEAYGPIKRVRLITDKETSKPRGYAFIEYMHTRDMKAAYKQADGRKLDNRRVLVDVERGRTVPNWRPRRLGGGLGTTRVGGEEVNPKYSGREQQPAGGPPRSEEPRTREDRHGDRDREKSRERGRDREREREKSREPDRARDRDHREDRHHRDRDRNRDKDRDRDRGRDRDRTRDRDRGRDRGRDYERERDRDRDRPREREREKEKDRDKDYDAGEPNYDRGRSRDKEYYDHMESKHERERHGERDRDLEHAGPEDDHGWYEQPEHGHRRPEAEHDDEHYKHYDHQARGQYDHLDAQGDHDLYDRHADNDRDRYNQMDEDNYPYDHAAYDSRERDRTRDLEREYRRSERSLSRDFEH, encoded by the exons ATGGGGGACTACAACGATGCGTTAATGCGCAACAACAACGCCGCCGTACAGGCGCGCACGAAGGCTCAGAATCGTGCCAATGTTCTGCAACTTAAACTG ATCGGGCAGAGTCATCCCACCGGTCTAACAGCCAATCTTTTGAAACTCTTTGAGCCTCGTCCTCCATTGGAGTTTAAACCACCTccagagaaaagaaaatgtccACCATATACAG GAATGGCACAATTCGCAAGTAACTTTGCTGAACCAGGAGAGCCAGAATATTCTCCACCAGTTCAAAAGGCTGAAACTCCT GCACAACGAAGAGCTAGAATCCACAAGTTACGACTAGAGAAGGGAGCAGAAAAAGCTACTGAGGAGTTTCAGAAAT ATGATCCAAATAATGACCCAAATATTTCGGGAGACCCATACAAGACATTGTTTGTAGCTAGGCTT aaCTATGAGACAACTGAGAGCAGAATCAAAAGGGAGTTTGAGGCTTATGGGCCAATCAAGCGG GTCCGACTCATTACCGACAAAGAGACTAGTAAACCTAGAGGTTATGCTTTCATTGAATATATGCATACACGGGATATGAAAG CTGCTTATAAACAAGCTGATGGAAGGAAGCTTGATAACAGAAGGGTGCTGGTTGACGTTGAACGTGGTAGAACTGTTCCTAATTGGCGTCCCCGCAGACTGGGTGGTGGACTTGGAACAACTAGGGTTGGAGGTGAAGAAGTGAATCCAAAGTATTCTGGAAG AGAACAGCAGCCAGCAGGAGGACCACCTCGGTCTGAGGAGCCTAGGACAAGAGAGGATCGGCATGGAGACCG GGACAGGGAAAAATCCCGTGAAAGGGGAAGGGATAGAGAGAGGGAACGGGAAAAGTCTCGTGAACCCGACAGGGCCAGAGATCGGGATCATAGAGAGGATAGGCACCATAGAGATCGTGACAGAAACCGGGATAAGGACAGGGACAGAGATAGGGGTCGTGACAGGGACCGCACCCGTGATCGTGATCGGGGTCGGGACCGTGGTCGTGATTATGAGCGAGAGCGTGACCGAGATCGTGATCGTCCTagggagagagaaagggagaagGAGAAAGATAGAGATAAGGACTATGATGCCGGGGAACCTAACTATGACCGTGGGCGTTCTCGTGATAAAGAATATTATGATCACATGGAATCAAAGCATGAGCGAGAACGACATGGTGAAAGGGACCGGGACTTAGAACATGCTGGGCCTGAGGATGATCATGGGTGGTATGAGCAGCCTGAGCATGGGCATAGGCGTCCAGAAGCTGAACATGATGATGAGCATTACAAGCACTATGATCATCAAGCTCGAGGACAGTATGATCATCTGGATGCCCAGGGTGATCACGACCTTTATGATCGTCATGCTGACAATGATCGTGATCGTTACAACCAAATGGATGAGGATAATTACCCTTATGATCATGCAGCATATGACTCTCGTGAAAGGGATAGGACTCGGGATCTGGAGCGTGAATATCGGCGCTCAGAGAGGTCACTCTCCCGAGATTTCGAACACTGA